The following proteins are co-located in the Fructilactobacillus carniphilus genome:
- a CDS encoding NupC/NupG family nucleoside CNT transporter — MYLLVNIIGVLVFLGIAFLFSKDHKHINWRSIIVVLVLNLVVAYLLTNFSLGRDLVKAIAGGFQWLVNVSYTGIAFAFPDWVHVKQMNFFTSALMPILMIVPLFDILTYFGIMPFCIKWIGRGMAYVTGQPKFESFYAVEMMFLGNTEAMAVSSLQLKNISAKRVLTIAMMSMSCITAAMVGAYAQMVPGQYVLTAIPLNILNAIIITNLLNPVQVTPSEDVIYQIGGSSTADEQVAEETVADRPEKPHKEPFFSFLGDSILGAGKLILIIVANVIAFVALAALISKLLGLINPWLSLEHILGVIMFPFAWLMGLDVNHAFQFAQFMGTKLVTNEFVVMGQIAPHINNHHFFNPHYQAQLTVFLTSFANFSTVGMIVGCLKGIVSRDKNDFVSKNILYLFLSGILVSLMSAGIVGLFVW; from the coding sequence ATGTATCTACTGGTCAATATCATTGGAGTGTTAGTCTTTTTGGGAATTGCATTCCTCTTTTCTAAGGATCACAAGCACATTAACTGGCGCTCCATTATCGTAGTGCTGGTGCTGAACTTGGTAGTTGCTTATTTACTGACGAACTTTAGTCTCGGACGGGACCTGGTTAAAGCCATCGCGGGCGGTTTCCAGTGGCTCGTGAATGTGTCCTACACGGGAATCGCCTTTGCCTTTCCCGATTGGGTGCACGTCAAACAAATGAACTTCTTTACGTCGGCTCTGATGCCAATCTTAATGATTGTGCCGTTGTTTGATATCTTGACGTACTTTGGGATTATGCCCTTCTGTATTAAATGGATTGGCCGAGGAATGGCCTACGTAACGGGACAACCGAAGTTTGAATCGTTCTACGCCGTTGAAATGATGTTTTTAGGGAACACGGAAGCCATGGCGGTTTCTAGTTTACAGTTGAAAAACATTTCCGCAAAGCGAGTTTTGACGATTGCCATGATGTCTATGTCATGTATTACGGCGGCCATGGTAGGTGCTTACGCCCAGATGGTTCCTGGGCAATACGTACTGACCGCCATTCCGTTGAACATTTTAAACGCCATTATCATTACGAACCTTTTGAACCCCGTGCAAGTGACGCCGAGTGAAGACGTGATCTATCAAATCGGGGGTAGTTCCACGGCGGACGAACAAGTGGCCGAAGAAACGGTGGCTGATCGTCCCGAAAAACCCCACAAAGAACCATTCTTCTCGTTCTTAGGGGATTCCATCCTCGGAGCTGGAAAGTTGATCCTGATTATCGTGGCCAACGTGATTGCCTTTGTGGCCTTGGCTGCTTTGATTAGTAAGTTACTAGGTCTGATTAACCCGTGGTTATCCCTCGAACACATCCTGGGAGTAATCATGTTCCCATTTGCTTGGTTAATGGGATTAGACGTCAACCACGCCTTCCAATTTGCCCAATTCATGGGAACCAAGCTGGTTACGAATGAATTCGTTGTGATGGGTCAAATTGCCCCCCACATTAACAACCACCACTTCTTCAATCCGCACTACCAAGCACAATTAACGGTCTTTTTAACTTCCTTTGCAAACTTCAGTACGGTCGGCATGATCGTGGGTTGTTTGAAGGGAATCGTGAGCCGGGACAAAAACGACTTTGTTTCCAAAAACATTTTGTACCTCTTCCTTTCGGGAATCTTGGTATCATTGATGTCAGCTGGAATCGTGGGTCTCTTTGTTTGGTAA
- a CDS encoding phosphopentomutase has translation MSYKRVVLVDLASLGMRSDNESAQHNSDNDTLLTHVLNQSSESALPTFHKLGLFNIYFANDDDPDARPIATYGLTRTRSIVNKSCSGLREMFDCSLSYRVSSVFEEVGKQSNSMIISRFMSYLFSQEHTRHLQVGNDHDAFAVLNHQLDKEIPGFFYLQVPSLQNHVQENDFDGFTDALNEVDQYLKRLLERLHSDDLLMVVSSRVGDNRSKDGFSTYKILPFMLYNQNLEPHHVLEKPYVCEVGGTVLAALGLQHLVASPKHNLLPEAQVTVD, from the coding sequence GTGAGTTATAAGCGAGTGGTACTAGTTGATTTGGCTTCCTTAGGAATGCGTTCCGATAATGAGTCTGCTCAACACAATTCAGATAATGATACGTTGTTGACTCACGTTTTGAACCAATCATCGGAATCAGCGTTGCCAACGTTTCACAAGTTGGGGTTGTTTAACATCTACTTTGCGAACGATGATGATCCGGATGCGCGGCCGATTGCGACTTACGGCTTAACTAGAACCAGATCAATTGTGAACAAGTCCTGTTCGGGTTTGCGAGAAATGTTTGATTGCTCGTTGAGCTATCGGGTGTCTAGCGTATTTGAGGAAGTGGGAAAACAGAGTAATTCGATGATTATTTCTCGGTTTATGAGTTATCTTTTTTCTCAAGAACACACTAGACACCTCCAAGTCGGTAATGATCACGATGCGTTTGCGGTTTTAAATCACCAGTTGGACAAGGAAATTCCGGGCTTCTTTTATCTGCAGGTTCCGAGTTTGCAAAATCACGTTCAAGAAAATGACTTTGACGGCTTTACGGATGCATTAAATGAAGTCGATCAATACCTAAAGCGGTTACTGGAACGTTTGCATTCTGATGACCTCTTAATGGTGGTTTCTAGCCGGGTTGGTGATAACCGGTCTAAAGATGGTTTTTCCACCTACAAGATTTTGCCGTTCATGCTCTACAACCAGAACTTAGAGCCTCATCATGTTCTGGAAAAACCGTATGTGTGTGAAGTCGGTGGGACGGTGTTAGCCGCCCTAGGGTTACAACATTTAGTGGCCTCGCCCAAACATAACTTACTCCCTGAAGCTCAAGTAACGGTCGATTAA
- a CDS encoding glycoside hydrolase family 73 protein: MKFLKLHMVLFSSLLLAGSVVNHPTVHADEQPATPQVQTDDFSDLAPNQRDFINQVRPGAIMAWKQYGVLPSVAIAQAIIESGWGSSSLAAQNHNLFGIKGAWNGQAVFLPTQEFSGGGYVTITDSFRSYPDWSTSIQDYGDFLRNNSRYANLIGVRDYVSVANALHEDGYATAPDYAQTLISCIQHNHLDRVDQEAFNAPDDYKGPVGSGASTNTTPNGTPGAANDPYSKGAPSDYTPAPNVDNSSAVGQYTGDDKDRDPQVVAFDPHGASNVPTEKADPNDATLGNPVTVTGDPYQPQTQKVDLKPVSQPQSDLPQGIMQNQSSNETKQVNSTAVGNKSNPQNAASSPNANPTTASDN, from the coding sequence ATGAAATTCTTAAAACTACACATGGTGTTGTTTTCATCGCTATTGTTGGCAGGTAGCGTTGTAAATCACCCGACGGTCCACGCCGATGAACAACCAGCGACCCCTCAAGTCCAAACAGATGATTTTTCCGATTTAGCTCCCAATCAACGAGATTTTATTAATCAAGTTCGTCCTGGGGCCATTATGGCCTGGAAACAATATGGAGTACTGCCATCCGTAGCCATTGCTCAAGCAATCATTGAAAGTGGCTGGGGTTCATCATCATTAGCTGCACAAAACCACAATTTGTTTGGAATTAAGGGAGCGTGGAATGGTCAAGCGGTTTTCCTTCCCACCCAAGAATTTTCTGGTGGCGGATATGTAACTATTACAGATTCTTTCCGATCTTATCCTGACTGGTCGACTAGTATCCAAGATTATGGGGACTTTTTACGGAACAATAGTCGCTATGCCAATTTAATTGGGGTTAGAGACTACGTTTCAGTTGCTAATGCCCTTCATGAAGATGGTTACGCGACAGCACCAGATTACGCACAAACGTTAATTAGTTGTATTCAACACAACCATTTGGATCGGGTCGATCAAGAGGCTTTTAACGCTCCTGATGATTACAAAGGACCGGTTGGTTCGGGAGCTAGCACCAATACCACTCCAAATGGAACTCCAGGAGCAGCTAATGACCCGTACAGCAAGGGGGCGCCTTCTGATTATACGCCAGCGCCTAACGTTGATAACAGTTCCGCAGTGGGACAATACACTGGGGATGATAAGGATCGAGATCCACAGGTGGTCGCATTTGATCCGCATGGGGCTTCGAACGTTCCAACTGAAAAAGCAGATCCAAACGATGCCACGTTAGGGAATCCTGTTACAGTAACTGGGGACCCATATCAACCGCAAACCCAGAAGGTAGATTTGAAGCCAGTATCGCAACCTCAATCAGATTTACCACAGGGAATTATGCAAAATCAATCATCTAATGAAACAAAGCAAGTTAATTCAACGGCAGTGGGGAACAAGTCTAACCCACAAAATGCAGCTAGTTCGCCAAATGCGAACCCTACTACTGCTAGTGACAATTAA
- a CDS encoding SGNH/GDSL hydrolase family protein, translating to MKKKRLIMLGDSITNGFDGYRDLSHNLSYYLQQLLPEWQIENCGVNAGSIIGNTERDLTFQVESHDFSNYQLATVFFGTNDFAHSEATLTTVAAGLQHNLTQMQQANPQLKTVGILPLPRFDGGVDNQNIEGMGQYTLADLDQKLRSVYQSMEIPVLDWQKVAPHLVTINNYRTTLGDHRLHPNAATYQLMADVLFHFLQKQHLI from the coding sequence ATGAAAAAAAAGCGGTTAATCATGCTTGGTGACTCAATCACAAACGGTTTTGACGGCTACCGGGACCTTTCTCACAATCTTTCGTATTATCTGCAACAATTACTGCCAGAGTGGCAAATTGAAAACTGTGGGGTAAACGCTGGTTCTATCATTGGTAATACCGAACGAGACCTGACCTTCCAAGTTGAAAGTCATGATTTTTCCAACTATCAATTAGCCACCGTCTTCTTTGGTACCAATGACTTTGCTCATTCAGAGGCTACCCTAACCACGGTGGCCGCTGGACTCCAACACAATCTGACCCAAATGCAACAGGCTAACCCGCAGCTTAAAACGGTGGGTATTTTACCGCTCCCACGCTTTGATGGTGGAGTCGACAATCAAAATATCGAAGGAATGGGTCAGTACACGCTTGCTGATTTGGACCAAAAACTCCGGTCCGTTTATCAATCCATGGAGATTCCCGTCTTAGACTGGCAAAAAGTGGCCCCCCATCTAGTAACCATAAACAACTACCGCACGACTTTAGGTGACCACCGCCTGCATCCTAACGCTGCTACCTATCAATTGATGGCAGACGTCCTCTTTCACTTCCTGCAAAAGCAGCACCTCATTTAA